A window of Microbispora hainanensis genomic DNA:
CGGGTTCGCGAACGTCGTCCCGTCGTGCGCCTGCCGTTTCGCGCACGCCTCCTCGAACTGCCGCGCGGTCATCATCACCTCGCCGCGCAGCTCCACCGTGACCGGGTCGGCCAGCCGCCCGGGCAGGCCGACGATCGTGCCGATCGCGTGGGAGACGTCCTCGCCCGCGCTCCCGTCGCCGCGGGTGACCAGCTGGACGAGGCGGCCGTCACGATAACGGGCGGCGATCGCCAGCCCGTCCAGCTTCGGCTCCACCGACCACGCGGTCACCGGACGGCCCAGCCGGCGCTCCAGCGAGGCCGCCCAGCTCGCGAGCTCCTCCGGCCCGAACACGTTGTCGAGGCTGAGCATGGGCACGATGTGCGGGACATCGCCCACGACTCCGGCGACCTTGCCCGTCGGCGACTCCTCCAGCACCTGATCGGGGTGGGCCCTCTCGTAGGCGGCGATGCCGCGGACGAGCCTGTCGTAGGCGTCGTCGTCCAACGAGGAGGTTCCGTCGCCGTAGTAGGCCGCTGCCGCGTCGGCCGCCAGCCGTACCGCCTCGGCGTAGGCGACCTCGTCGGGGATCGCGTCGATCGGGGGCGCTTCAGTCATGCGGTCATCGTGCCAAGCGGCTCCGACAAAAACGCCCGCCTCCGCCGCGCGTCCGATGTCATCTGTCCTGCTCGTTCGCGGCCCGCGCCGCGATCAGCGAATCGAGCGACGCGCGGACCCCGTCGATCAGTGTCCGGCTGCGGTCGAGTGCGGCCTGCAGGCCGGTCGCGGGAGGCGAGCCGGCGCTCTGGTGCAGGACGACGCCGAGGACCAGCCACGTACGGCCGGCGGCCTCGGCCTCGGCCGCCCACATCAGCGCACCCCCGGCCGGCGTGGTGGAACCGGTCTTGAGGCCGATCACGCCCGACCTGCCCAGCAGCGTGTTGGTGTTGACGATCGTGCCGGGCACCCCGGGGATCGTGACCTCGCGCTTGGCGACGATCGAGCGGAGCACCGGGTTCTTCATCACCTGCCGGGCCAGCCTGAGCTGGTCCGCGGCGGTGCTCACGGTCGTCGGCTCGATGCCGCTGGCGCCGGTGTAGGTGGTGTGGGTCATGCCGAGCCGGGCGGCGGCCCGGTTCATCTTCACCACGAACGCCTCCTGACTCCCGGCGTCCCATCGGGCGAGCAGGCGGGCGATGTTGTTGCCCGAAGGGATCAGCATCAGTTCGAGCATCTGACGTTCGCTGAACCTCTGGCCTTCCCTGACCGGCGCGCTCGACTCCTCCCGGGACGACGACTCGTCCGCGGCCTGCCTGTCGACCTCGATGACCGGCCCGGTGGCGGCGCCCTTCAGCGGATGCTCCTTGAGGATCACGTACGCCGTCATCACCTTGGTGACGCTCGCGATCGGCACCGGCTCCCGCTCCCCCTTGCCGCCGAGATCACCGAGGCCCTCGACCATGACGCTCGTCTGGCCGTCCTCGGGCCACGGCAGGTCGATCCCGGCCGCGAGGCCCCCGTCCGTCGTGTTCGCTTCGCCCATGGGAGATCCGAAGCAACCACCGACGGCAGACGCGATGAGGACGACGGCCCACATCATGGCCGCGAGGCGGAGGGAGCGACGGCGGCGGACCGGCAGGACCGGGTGGTCGCCCGGCCGCTCCCCGCCGCGAACGGCCCGAGCGGCGGGTACGGCCCGAGCGGTGGGTACGGCAGGAGCGGCGGGAACCACGGCGGGAGCGGTGGGAATCGTGGACACGGCAGGCGGGCGGGTTGGGAGCATGAAGGGCACCTCCGGGCGGTCGGTACGCGTTTGCGCACGTCACCCACCTTGTGCCGGGCGAATTTCCACGCCGCCGCAGCGAGAAGTCAGCGACCGCTCGAATCTCCCGCGGCTGTGTATCCGCCGTGTATCGGCTGCTCCTCGTCCCCGCACCGGCACCTGCTGGTGGCCTTCCGGCTCCCGCCGGATGCGCGCCACCGAATACCTCAGCCGCACATGCGCCAGCCGCCCGCGTCTCAGCCGCGCATGCCGGCATCGAGACGGACGGTGTCGACCGCACCGCCGGGCCGCGCGCGCCCGGATGCCCCAGCCGCCCGCGTCTCAGCCGCGCATGCCGACGTCGAGACGGACAGCGGCCTTCCTGCCCACGAGCTGCACGCCCCCGAAGACCTCAACCGCACATGCGCCAGCCGCGCACGTCCCAGCTACGGATGCATGCGTCGAGGTGGTTGGTGACCTTCCGGCTCCGATGGGCTGTGCGTCCCCGGAACGCCTCAGCGGCCCGCGTGTCAGTCGTGGGTGCCGGCGTCGAGGCGAATGGTGGCGACCGCGCCGCCGTCCGGGGCGTTGGCGAAGTCGAGGGCCGCGCCGATCACCTGGGCCTGGCCGAGGGCGATGGTCAGACCGAGGCCGTGGCCCCTGCCGCGTTCCGCCGCGCCCGTACGGAAGCGCCGCGGCCCTTCCGCCAGCAGCGTGCCGGGGAACCCCGGCCCGTGGTCGCGTACGACGATCGTCGTGCCGCGCACGGTGACCTCGACCGGAGCCCGCCCGTGGCGGTGCGCGTTGACGACCAGGTTGGCGATGATCCTGTCGAGACGGCGCGGGTCGGTGTCGGCCACGGGATCGCCGATCACCTCCACCTGGGCCGGGAGCCCGGTCCGGCGTACGGACTCCTCGACGACCCCGCCCAGCGGCACCGGCACGTGGTCGGCCCGCTCCGCGCCCGCGTCCAGGCGCGAGATCTCCAGCAGGTCCTCGACGAGCCCGCGCAGCACCCCGACCCGGTCGCGTACCAGCTCGGTGATCTCCCCCTCCGGGAGCAGCTCCGCCGAGGTGATCAGACCCATCAGCGGGGTGCGCAGCTCGTGGGCCACATCCGCGGTGAAGCGCTGCTCGGCGAGCAACCGCTCCTGCAGCGCGCTCGCCATCGAGTCGACCGCCGCCGAGATCTCGCCGATCTCGTCGCGGGTCCGGCCCTCCGCCCCGATCCTGGCGTCGAGGTCTCCGCCCGCGATGCGCCGGGCCGTTCCCGCCACGCGCCGCAGACGCCGGTTCGGCAGCTCGGCGATCAGCGCCGTGAGGGGCACCACGATCGCGAGCACTGCCAGCGTGGCCATGACGATGTGCCGGTCGAGGGCCTGGAGGCTGCGCCGCTCGGCGCCCATGTCCACCTTGACGGCCAGCACGCGGCCGCCTTTGCGGACGGCCGCCCACATCCATGGCTCGTCGGGTTTCGTGTCGTCATACCAGGTGGCGACTTCCGAGTCGTCATGCCAGGTGGCGGGTTTCCGGGGTGTCACCTGCCGCAGCAGTTCCGGCGGAAGCTCGGCCGGGTCCTCGATCGCGCTGTCCGGCGGGTCCTCGCCAGGGGTGCCGCTCGCCGTGCGGATGACAGCCTGGAACGCCTCGGACCTGCCCGTGTTCAGCGACCATTCGTACGTCGTGGTGTGCACCAGAACCCCGACCGCCACGGCGACCGCGCAGGAGGCCACGGCCGCCAGCGCGGCGATCTTCCAGCGGAGCGACCGGGGGTCCAGGAGCGACAGGAGGTGCAGTGACGCCCGGATGCGCGGCGTGCGTCTGGGCTCCGACGGGGTGTGCTGGGTGTCCGGCGACATCCGCCACCCCTTCCGCGCCGTACGGCGTGCTCCCGCGAGCACGGCGGAATCGGCCGGCCCTCCGAACCGGGTGGACCTGGCGGGCGCAGGGATGTCGGCGGGCTCCGCGGAGCGAGTGGGCTCGGCGGGCGCGACGGACTCGGTGGGCTCGGCCGGCGCGGCGGGCTCCGCGGAGCGAGTGGCCTCGGCGTGCGTGACAGGGGCGGCGGGCGCGGAGGGCTCCGCGGACTCGGCGGATTCGGCGGCGGCCTCGGTGCGCCCGGCGGACCCGGTCGGTCGGGAGATCTTGGTGGGTTTGATGGGATCGGTGCTCACATCAGCGCCGCAGCTTGTAGCCGAAACCGCGAACGGTCTCGATCCTGTCGGCGCCGATCTTCTTGCGCAGCCGCTGCACGCACAGGTCCACGACGCGGCTGTCGCCGTCCCAGCCGTAGTCCCAGACGTTGCGCAGCAGCGTCTGGCGGTCCAGCACGATCCCCGGATGCGCCGCGAACTCCAGCAGCAGCCGCAGCTCGGTGGGGGCGAGCGCGACCGGCTCGCCGGCCAGGCGCACTTCGAGGCCGTCGGTATCGATGGTCAGGTCGCCGAAGACGAGGTCGCCTGCCCCGCCGGACGCGGACCGCGGGGGATCATCCGGCCCATGCCCGGCAGAAGGCTCGGCGGAGGGCCCGGAAGAGGGCCCGCGCTCGGGCTCGCCGCCAAAGCCGCGACCGAGACCGCGACCGGCCCCTCGATCACCAGCACGATCGGGAGCGCGATCGGGCCCATGATCGAACGCTCGACCGGGCCCGTGATCGAGGGCACGATCGGGGGTGAACGTGGCCCGGCGCAGCAACGAGCGGATCCGGGCCACCAGCACGCCGGTGTCGACCGGCTTGACGACGTAGTCGTCCGCCCCCGCCTCCAGGCCCGACACCACGTCGAGCGAGTCACCGCGCGCGGACATCATCAGGATCGGGACCAGGCTGGTCTCCCTGACCGCGCGGCACAGGCCGATGCCGTCCAGGCCCGGCAGCATCACGTCCAGCAACAGCAGGTCGTGCCGCCCCTCCCGGGCGAGCTCCAGGCCGGTGAGGCCGTCGCCGGCCGTGGACACCGCGTAGCCGTAGCGTTCCAGAGCCATCCCGACCGTCTTGCGGATCACCTCGTCGTCCTCGACGAGCAGCACGGTGACAGGGGCCTGCGGCCCGCCCTTGATGTCCAAACCCGAAATATCTCCCCGAAGGCGGCTGATTGCGCGCTTGCGAGCTTATAAGGACGCATCCGGTGCTCCCCTCTCAGTGGCG
This region includes:
- a CDS encoding HAMP domain-containing sensor histidine kinase; amino-acid sequence: MSTDPIKPTKISRPTGSAGRTEAAAESAESAEPSAPAAPVTHAEATRSAEPAAPAEPTESVAPAEPTRSAEPADIPAPARSTRFGGPADSAVLAGARRTARKGWRMSPDTQHTPSEPRRTPRIRASLHLLSLLDPRSLRWKIAALAAVASCAVAVAVGVLVHTTTYEWSLNTGRSEAFQAVIRTASGTPGEDPPDSAIEDPAELPPELLRQVTPRKPATWHDDSEVATWYDDTKPDEPWMWAAVRKGGRVLAVKVDMGAERRSLQALDRHIVMATLAVLAIVVPLTALIAELPNRRLRRVAGTARRIAGGDLDARIGAEGRTRDEIGEISAAVDSMASALQERLLAEQRFTADVAHELRTPLMGLITSAELLPEGEITELVRDRVGVLRGLVEDLLEISRLDAGAERADHVPVPLGGVVEESVRRTGLPAQVEVIGDPVADTDPRRLDRIIANLVVNAHRHGRAPVEVTVRGTTIVVRDHGPGFPGTLLAEGPRRFRTGAAERGRGHGLGLTIALGQAQVIGAALDFANAPDGGAVATIRLDAGTHD
- a CDS encoding D-alanyl-D-alanine carboxypeptidase family protein, whose product is MGEANTTDGGLAAGIDLPWPEDGQTSVMVEGLGDLGGKGEREPVPIASVTKVMTAYVILKEHPLKGAATGPVIEVDRQAADESSSREESSAPVREGQRFSERQMLELMLIPSGNNIARLLARWDAGSQEAFVVKMNRAAARLGMTHTTYTGASGIEPTTVSTAADQLRLARQVMKNPVLRSIVAKREVTIPGVPGTIVNTNTLLGRSGVIGLKTGSTTPAGGALMWAAEAEAAGRTWLVLGVVLHQSAGSPPATGLQAALDRSRTLIDGVRASLDSLIAARAANEQDR
- a CDS encoding response regulator transcription factor, whose translation is MDIKGGPQAPVTVLLVEDDEVIRKTVGMALERYGYAVSTAGDGLTGLELAREGRHDLLLLDVMLPGLDGIGLCRAVRETSLVPILMMSARGDSLDVVSGLEAGADDYVVKPVDTGVLVARIRSLLRRATFTPDRALDHGPGRAFDHGPDRAPDRAGDRGAGRGLGRGFGGEPERGPSSGPSAEPSAGHGPDDPPRSASGGAGDLVFGDLTIDTDGLEVRLAGEPVALAPTELRLLLEFAAHPGIVLDRQTLLRNVWDYGWDGDSRVVDLCVQRLRKKIGADRIETVRGFGYKLRR